The genomic stretch ATGCGATACTTGCTTTTCTGGTCTAAACACCAACCCACCACAAGGCCTTAAGCACGCATTCCATAACTGAGCGCCCGCCATGGAGACCATCCGAGGTCTCCTCTGGAAGCCGACGCCCGAGGAGCAGGTACACCACCCTATCACTACATGTCGCAGCAGCCCACTAACCAAGCCCCCCCAGAAGCGCAAATGCAATGCCCTCGTCCGGCAAAACGTGCGCAAGCTCGACCGCGATATCCAACAGCTTAAAGCCACAGAGCAAAAAACCAAGACGCTGATCCAACAATCGTCCAAACGCGCCCAACGCAACCCCTCCATGGCCAAGCAAGCCAACCAAGACGTTCGTATCTTCGCCCGCGAACTCATTCGGATCCGGAAACAAAATAACCGCCTCATGACGTCCAAGGCGCAGCTCAATAGTGTGCAGATGCAGGTCAATGAGGCCTTTTCGGTTAGGAAGATCGAGGGCAGCATCAAAGCTAGCACGGGCATCATGAAAGACGTCAACAGTCTCGTGCGCTTACCGGAGCTGACGGGCACCATGAGAGAGTTGAGCTCTGAGCTCATGAAGGCGGGCATTATTGAAGAGATGCTGGATGATACATTGGGCGAGAATGAGAT from Pyrenophora tritici-repentis strain M4 chromosome 1, whole genome shotgun sequence encodes the following:
- a CDS encoding Snf7 domain containing protein, coding for METIRGLLWKPTPEEQKRKCNALVRQNVRKLDRDIQQLKATEQKTKTLIQQSSKRAQRNPSMAKQANQDVRIFARELIRIRKQNNRLMTSKAQLNSVQMQVNEAFSVRKIEGSIKASTGIMKDVNSLVRLPELTGTMRELSSELMKAGIIEEMLDDTLGENEMLEGEADEAEEEVDKVLSEVLKDRLPPSKAKEEELPTAPQHEQEEEENQEELLAQMRGRLEALKS